A genomic region of Microlunatus sagamiharensis contains the following coding sequences:
- a CDS encoding Y-family DNA polymerase, whose protein sequence is MSTLLTLDEPGTPDVPGGPAVPDESPDESPVGGARPVRTSQSTGKAAAPRVMVVWCPDWPVVAASAELGLAVTDPVAVIEAGEVHACSEEARRDGVRRGMRRRDAVAHCPDLVCVDHSPERDVRAFEAVLAAVEQVSATVTLIRPGLCALGVPRRFYGGEKEAAAVVAEHLVAAGVWDCRAGIADGMFTAEQAAKQAAPQESVVVPAGGSRRFLSRLPVAVLDDLEQVSLFRRLGLRTLGDLAALPVRDVATRFGAPGAWLHRLARGADGRPAVPRQPPRELDAHVDFAPGLETIEPIAFSTRRTAEAFVARLSEHGLVCSEVRIEVSGERGWLGSRVWAHPRWFNAADLVDRLYWQLQGDPAPEPVETVRIVPESVESLADHGEGLWGSAPDERIVRGVARLQGMLGPEQVLVPSLQGGRSPRDRQALTPWGERAADHRPAGLPWPGSLPPPAPTRVLPEPLPAVVLSAEGMPVRLTGRGAVSSEPVHVRVGRPDRPAGRRAATAPAGQASGTGTTDLLVDAWAGPWPIDELWWDPQAARQVARFQVVAVDGTAWLLLVEDGQWWVEARYE, encoded by the coding sequence GTGAGCACGCTGCTGACCCTGGACGAGCCCGGCACCCCGGACGTCCCGGGTGGCCCGGCTGTCCCTGACGAGAGCCCGGACGAGAGCCCGGTCGGTGGTGCGCGGCCCGTCCGGACGAGCCAGTCGACGGGGAAGGCGGCCGCGCCCCGGGTGATGGTGGTCTGGTGCCCCGACTGGCCCGTCGTGGCCGCGTCGGCCGAGCTCGGGCTGGCGGTCACCGACCCGGTCGCGGTGATCGAGGCGGGCGAGGTCCACGCGTGCTCGGAGGAGGCGCGCCGCGACGGGGTCCGGCGCGGGATGCGGCGCCGCGACGCCGTCGCGCACTGCCCCGACCTGGTCTGCGTCGACCACAGCCCCGAGCGCGACGTGCGGGCGTTCGAGGCCGTGCTGGCCGCGGTCGAGCAGGTCAGCGCGACGGTCACGCTGATCCGGCCGGGGCTGTGCGCCCTGGGGGTGCCGCGGCGCTTCTACGGCGGCGAGAAGGAGGCCGCGGCGGTCGTGGCCGAGCACCTGGTCGCCGCCGGGGTCTGGGACTGCCGCGCGGGGATCGCCGACGGGATGTTCACCGCCGAGCAGGCCGCCAAGCAGGCCGCGCCGCAGGAGAGCGTCGTGGTGCCCGCCGGCGGGTCGCGCCGCTTCCTGTCCCGGCTCCCGGTCGCGGTCCTCGACGACCTCGAGCAGGTGAGCCTCTTCCGCCGGCTCGGGCTGCGGACGCTGGGCGACCTGGCGGCGCTGCCGGTGCGCGACGTCGCGACGCGCTTCGGCGCCCCCGGCGCCTGGCTCCACCGGTTGGCGCGCGGGGCGGACGGGCGTCCGGCGGTGCCCCGCCAGCCGCCGCGCGAGCTCGACGCCCACGTGGACTTCGCCCCCGGGCTGGAAACGATCGAGCCGATCGCCTTCAGCACCCGACGCACCGCCGAGGCCTTCGTGGCCCGGCTGTCGGAGCACGGGCTGGTGTGCAGCGAGGTGCGCATCGAGGTGAGCGGCGAGCGGGGCTGGCTCGGCTCGCGGGTGTGGGCGCACCCGCGCTGGTTCAACGCCGCCGACCTCGTCGACCGGCTCTACTGGCAGCTGCAGGGCGACCCGGCGCCGGAGCCGGTCGAGACCGTGCGCATCGTCCCCGAGTCGGTGGAGTCGCTGGCCGACCACGGCGAGGGGCTGTGGGGGAGCGCGCCCGACGAGCGGATCGTGCGTGGCGTCGCCCGGCTGCAGGGGATGCTCGGTCCCGAGCAGGTGCTCGTCCCGTCGCTGCAGGGCGGCCGCAGCCCGCGCGACCGCCAGGCCCTGACCCCGTGGGGCGAGCGGGCCGCCGACCACCGGCCCGCCGGGCTGCCCTGGCCGGGCAGCCTCCCGCCGCCGGCGCCGACCCGCGTCCTGCCCGAGCCGCTGCCCGCGGTGGTGCTGTCGGCCGAGGGGATGCCGGTGCGCCTGACCGGGCGGGGTGCCGTCTCCAGCGAGCCCGTGCACGTCCGGGTCGGCCGGCCCGACCGGCCTGCCGGCCGGCGCGCGGCGACGGCTCCGGCGGGTCAGGCCTCCGGCACCGGCACCACCGACCTGCTGGTGGACGCCTGGGCCGGGCCCTGGCCGATCGACGAGCTCTGGTGGGACCCGCAGGCCGCCCGGCAGGTCGCACGCTTCCAGGTCGTCGCGGTCGACGGCACGGCGTGGCTGCTGCTCGTCGAGGACGGCCAGTGGTGGGTGGAGGCGCGCTATGAGTGA
- a CDS encoding CPBP family intramembrane glutamic endopeptidase — protein MTALPVPAPLRPQPDPMPLEPVSYPQMLRTPRATRGRGVLMIVCFVAAYLLISAVLQGGALAVDVARGATSVEDLLAMKLALTPTLLIAVNLTNAACIPLSMLLQRAFFGQRGRWLHSVTGRFRWRVLGRGALVALPFWVLYLVTTLVFAPEDVQVPSGTYIALGLIVLLTTPLQAAGEEYGARGLITRGAGSWFASPRLALLVGTLLSGAVFTLAHGAGDPWLIAFYFAFAVVLSLVTWRTGGLELAVLLHTFNNLVAFGSLVLLQQDTSTVFDRGAGSAGPSVLLPGVILLLSAAALWFWASRAGLQRAYAPTAPDPALGAGFHPMPGSGFGPPPPLDPGSTYVGPWSQSGH, from the coding sequence ATGACGGCGCTGCCCGTGCCCGCCCCGCTGCGACCGCAGCCCGACCCGATGCCGCTGGAGCCCGTCTCCTACCCGCAGATGCTGCGCACGCCCCGCGCGACCCGGGGTCGCGGGGTGCTGATGATCGTCTGCTTCGTGGCGGCCTACCTGCTGATCAGCGCGGTGCTGCAGGGCGGCGCGCTGGCGGTCGACGTCGCCCGCGGGGCCACCTCGGTCGAGGACCTGCTGGCCATGAAGCTGGCCCTGACGCCGACGCTGCTCATCGCGGTGAACCTGACCAACGCCGCGTGCATCCCGCTCAGCATGCTGCTGCAGCGCGCGTTCTTCGGGCAGCGCGGGCGGTGGCTGCACTCGGTGACCGGCCGCTTCCGCTGGCGCGTCCTCGGCCGTGGCGCGTTGGTCGCGCTCCCCTTCTGGGTCCTCTACCTCGTCACCACCCTGGTCTTCGCGCCCGAGGACGTCCAGGTGCCGAGCGGGACCTACATCGCCCTCGGGCTGATCGTCCTGCTCACCACCCCGCTGCAGGCCGCCGGTGAGGAGTACGGCGCGCGCGGGCTCATCACGCGTGGGGCAGGGTCGTGGTTCGCCTCACCGCGGCTCGCGCTGCTGGTCGGCACGCTGCTCTCCGGCGCGGTCTTCACCCTCGCCCACGGCGCCGGCGACCCGTGGCTGATCGCCTTCTACTTCGCCTTCGCCGTGGTGCTGTCGCTCGTCACCTGGCGCACGGGCGGGCTGGAGCTCGCGGTGCTGCTGCACACCTTCAACAACCTCGTGGCCTTCGGCAGCCTCGTCCTGCTGCAGCAGGACACCTCGACGGTCTTCGACCGCGGCGCGGGCAGCGCCGGCCCTTCGGTGCTCCTGCCGGGCGTCATCCTGCTGCTCAGCGCCGCTGCCCTGTGGTTCTGGGCCTCGCGCGCCGGGCTGCAGCGCGCGTACGCACCCACCGCCCCGGACCCGGCCCTCGGCGCGGGCTTCCACCCGATGCCCGGGTCGGGCTTCGGCCCGCCGCCCCCGCTCGACCCCGGCTCGACCTACGTCGGGCCCTGGTCGCAGTCCGGGCACTGA
- a CDS encoding endonuclease/exonuclease/phosphatase family protein, with protein MTRGSVNHRRLRASLVSASLLASVALAGALPLGTTTQAQAAPVAASAEVASAPLRVASYNIRNANTYQKHKNEKRWVDRRAAVVAGIKGQDLDVLGVQEASQGLLSDATSQRNRTSQFDDLVARLGGGWKVTNDRHYNCVNTDSPNRCTKVDQGASGGTRILYDSTRVELLAQGSELLPLPKGEPEKYTAWAQLRQRSTGKRFMVANLHTVGTDAQYAYRTKQAKVALAALKEHNPGGLPMIALGDWNSSRFEKPSNGPYDVFVKAGFVDPLGQKYRSTSAVKPTAEKRVRAWINSSNPSWSRTAPNHKSWGQGSYIDYILTTKMRVSEWETVARLDKKGKFVGVIPSDHNMVRATVWLP; from the coding sequence GTGACTCGTGGAAGCGTCAACCACCGCCGGCTGCGGGCCTCGCTGGTCAGCGCCTCGCTGCTCGCCTCCGTCGCCCTGGCCGGCGCCCTGCCGCTCGGCACGACGACGCAGGCGCAGGCCGCGCCGGTGGCGGCGAGCGCCGAGGTGGCCTCGGCCCCGCTGCGCGTCGCCAGCTACAACATCCGCAACGCGAACACGTACCAGAAGCACAAGAACGAGAAGCGGTGGGTCGACCGCCGCGCGGCCGTCGTGGCCGGCATCAAGGGCCAGGACCTGGACGTCCTCGGGGTCCAGGAGGCCAGCCAGGGCCTGCTGTCCGACGCCACGTCGCAGCGCAACCGGACCAGCCAGTTCGACGACCTCGTCGCCCGTCTCGGCGGCGGCTGGAAGGTCACCAACGACCGCCACTACAACTGCGTGAACACCGACTCGCCGAACCGCTGCACCAAGGTCGACCAGGGCGCCTCGGGCGGCACGCGCATCCTCTACGACAGCACCCGCGTCGAGCTCCTCGCGCAGGGCTCGGAGCTCCTGCCGCTGCCCAAGGGCGAGCCGGAGAAGTACACCGCGTGGGCCCAGCTGCGCCAGCGCAGCACCGGCAAGCGCTTCATGGTCGCGAACCTGCACACCGTGGGCACCGACGCCCAGTACGCCTACCGCACCAAGCAGGCCAAGGTCGCCCTGGCCGCGCTGAAGGAGCACAACCCGGGCGGGCTGCCGATGATCGCGCTCGGCGACTGGAACTCCAGCCGCTTCGAGAAGCCGAGCAACGGCCCGTACGACGTCTTCGTCAAGGCCGGCTTCGTCGACCCGCTGGGGCAGAAGTACCGCTCGACCTCGGCCGTGAAGCCGACGGCGGAGAAGCGGGTCCGCGCCTGGATCAACAGCTCGAACCCCAGCTGGAGCCGCACGGCGCCGAACCACAAGAGCTGGGGCCAGGGCAGCTACATCGACTACATCCTGACCACCAAGATGCGGGTCAGCGAGTGGGAGACGGTCGCCCGCCTGGACAAGAAGGGCAAGTTCGTCGGGGTGATCCCGTCCGACCACAACATGGTCCGCGCGACCGTCTGGCTTCCCTGA
- a CDS encoding HNH endonuclease, translating into MSAVIVLNTDNTALHTVSVKHAIKMLVREVAVVEESRVGASIGPYPWPVVLRLIRYVKTTFLYAAAPTWSKRGVLRRDQHRCAFCGTAADTVDHLVPQSRGGANTWLNTVAACTRCNNVKADRTPAEASMPLRRAPSVPTWREAYHRRT; encoded by the coding sequence GTGTCCGCGGTGATCGTGCTGAACACCGACAACACCGCGCTGCACACCGTCTCCGTGAAGCACGCGATCAAGATGCTCGTGCGCGAGGTCGCGGTGGTCGAGGAGTCCCGGGTCGGCGCCTCGATCGGGCCCTACCCCTGGCCGGTGGTGCTGCGGCTGATCCGCTACGTCAAGACGACGTTCCTCTACGCCGCGGCACCCACCTGGTCCAAGCGGGGCGTCCTGCGGCGCGACCAGCACCGCTGCGCCTTCTGCGGCACCGCCGCCGACACCGTCGACCACCTGGTCCCGCAGTCGCGCGGCGGGGCGAACACCTGGCTGAACACGGTGGCCGCCTGCACGCGCTGCAACAACGTCAAGGCCGACCGCACCCCGGCCGAGGCGTCGATGCCGCTGCGCCGGGCGCCGAGCGTCCCGACCTGGCGCGAGGCCTACCACCGGCGCACGTGA
- a CDS encoding MurR/RpiR family transcriptional regulator: MRVRSALPSLRPAEQRVAEAVLADPAGVSERSITSVARLCRTSETTVLRFCRALGLAGYPELRIALARAAQGEEDGRAQSALHDSAISATDTLADVVSKISYADQRAVADTGAAVDVLALGVAVEAVAGARRVDVYGVGASGLVGQELHLRLQGLGIASHAWADPHAALMSASGLAPGDVAVGVSHTGTTTDTLDALRLARSRGATTVAITNYDRSPIVGVSDVVLTTAARETTFRTGAMSSRVSQLVLVDCLFTGVALRSYDRSLSALEASRAVLRSRHGERGAALARQVLDGLGA; the protein is encoded by the coding sequence ATCCGGGTCCGGAGCGCCCTGCCCAGCCTGCGGCCGGCGGAGCAGCGCGTGGCCGAGGCGGTGCTCGCCGACCCGGCCGGGGTGAGCGAGCGCTCGATCACCTCGGTCGCCCGGCTCTGCCGGACCTCCGAGACGACGGTGCTGCGTTTCTGCCGGGCGCTCGGCCTGGCCGGCTACCCGGAGCTGCGGATCGCCCTGGCGCGCGCGGCCCAGGGCGAGGAGGACGGCCGGGCGCAGAGCGCGCTGCACGACAGCGCCATCAGCGCGACCGACACACTCGCCGACGTGGTGTCCAAGATCAGCTACGCCGACCAGCGGGCGGTCGCCGACACCGGGGCCGCGGTCGACGTCCTCGCCCTCGGTGTGGCGGTCGAGGCGGTCGCCGGAGCCCGTCGGGTGGACGTCTACGGCGTCGGGGCCAGCGGGCTCGTGGGCCAGGAGCTGCACCTGCGGCTGCAGGGGCTGGGGATCGCGAGCCACGCCTGGGCCGACCCGCACGCGGCGCTGATGTCGGCCTCCGGCCTGGCGCCCGGGGACGTCGCGGTCGGGGTGTCGCACACGGGCACCACGACCGACACGCTCGACGCGCTGCGGCTGGCGCGCTCGCGCGGGGCGACCACGGTGGCGATCACCAACTACGACCGGTCGCCGATCGTCGGGGTCAGCGACGTGGTGCTGACGACGGCCGCGCGTGAGACGACCTTCCGCACGGGGGCGATGTCGAGCCGGGTGTCGCAGCTCGTGCTCGTCGACTGCCTCTTCACCGGGGTGGCGCTGCGGTCCTACGACCGCTCGCTCTCGGCGCTCGAGGCGTCCCGTGCGGTGCTGCGCAGCCGCCACGGCGAGCGCGGGGCCGCCCTCGCGCGTCAGGTCCTGGACGGTCTGGGCGCCTGA
- a CDS encoding error-prone DNA polymerase, which yields MGWSNPPQSWSDLERALSGRRPKPSTAPRPDPRRTQPGEDLPFDPPDDAPHGTPDGRPVDLVRPSEPAPPQRRPSLDHPGDDSAPGYSHKRPAYSVPEARPDSPDEPYVPYAELHAHSDFSFLDGASDPESLIEEAARLRLDGLALTDHDGFYAAARFAEAAKAYALSTVYGAELSLGLTVPQNGVADPEGEHLLVLARGVEGYHRLSSAITAAQLRGDEKGRPLYDLDELAERADGHWLVLSGCRKGPLRSALHRHAEAGLPTRTGIDAAGRALDDLVRRFGRDNVAVEISDAGLPTDSTTHDVLAGLAAERRMALVATQNVHFATPDERRLAAAMAAVRARRSLTEMDGWLPPPGAHLRSGHEMAQRFARFPGAVATSVRLAGECAFDLQQAKPRLPKQRVPPGHTPATWLRELCRRGLEERYPPERHAVARDRLERELAVIEEKDFPGYFLIVRDMVAFAREQGILCQGRGSAANSVVCYVLMVTAVDPILYDLPFERFLSVNRDEEPDIDVDFDSDRREEVIQEVYRRYGRHNAAQVANVISYRPKSAVRDMAKALGHSTGQQDAWSKQIDSWGTVNVNGHAEQHDHDIPTAVVDLAEQLLRAPRHLGIHSGGMVLTERPVGEVVPIERGRMDQRTVLQWDKDSCAWMGLVKFDFLGLGILAAIQYTLDLAADRVGERWDLDSIPKEEQGVYDMLCRADSIGVFQVESRAQIGTLPRLQPRRFYDLVVEIGLIRPGPIQGGAVHPYIRRATGKEEITYLHPALKPVLERTKGIPLFQEQLMQIAMTVGGCTGDDADLLRRAMGSKRGVEKIERLRTTLYEGMALHGIVGDLADDIYARIQAFANFGFAESHSISFGLLVYASSWLKLHYPGAFLAGLLRAQPMGFYSSQSLVADARRHGVQVRRPDIVRSDVDADLEVLEDGGTPPHGAQGDPGEGPWAGPPTGRVTAMATGMASCTLRDQPPVGPWVPGSPDRTHEHRRDGRFAVRLGLSEVQGIGRAQAQRIVDARADGPFTSINDVVRRTGLSVAQTEALATAGAFDSFGLSRRQALWNAGYADSADTLPGTAVDAAPPELPGMSAAELTLADLWATQISPDDHPVSHLRPVLDEHGVLAVSTLGKGHDRTRVRVAGLVTHRQRPSTAGGVTFLNLEDETGMLNIVCSRPMWQRFVRVGRRTNALLVRGTVEHVDGVTNLVADRLEPLSALFPKETTAAIPQSYRSRDFR from the coding sequence ATGGGGTGGAGCAACCCGCCGCAGAGCTGGTCCGACCTCGAGCGCGCCCTGTCGGGTCGGCGTCCCAAGCCGTCGACGGCACCACGGCCCGACCCCCGGCGGACGCAGCCGGGCGAGGACCTGCCCTTCGACCCGCCCGACGACGCACCCCACGGCACACCTGACGGCCGGCCGGTCGACCTGGTCCGCCCCAGCGAACCGGCACCGCCGCAGCGCCGTCCGAGCCTCGACCACCCCGGTGACGACAGCGCGCCCGGCTACTCCCACAAGCGGCCTGCGTACAGCGTCCCCGAGGCGCGGCCGGACTCGCCCGACGAGCCGTACGTGCCCTACGCCGAGCTGCACGCGCACAGCGACTTCAGCTTCCTCGACGGGGCGAGCGACCCGGAGTCGCTGATCGAGGAGGCGGCCCGGCTGCGGCTGGACGGGCTGGCGCTCACCGACCACGACGGCTTCTACGCCGCGGCGCGCTTCGCCGAGGCGGCCAAGGCGTACGCGCTCTCCACCGTCTACGGCGCCGAGCTCTCGCTGGGCCTGACCGTGCCCCAGAACGGGGTCGCCGACCCCGAGGGGGAGCACCTGCTGGTGCTGGCGCGCGGGGTCGAGGGCTACCACCGGCTGTCGTCGGCCATCACCGCCGCCCAGCTGCGCGGCGACGAGAAGGGTCGCCCGCTCTACGACCTCGACGAGCTGGCCGAGCGGGCCGACGGACACTGGCTCGTCCTGTCGGGCTGCCGCAAGGGCCCGCTGCGCTCGGCGCTCCACCGCCACGCCGAGGCCGGGCTGCCGACCCGCACCGGGATCGACGCGGCGGGGCGGGCGCTGGACGACCTCGTGCGGAGGTTCGGCCGCGACAACGTAGCGGTGGAGATCAGCGACGCCGGGCTGCCCACCGACTCGACCACCCACGACGTGCTGGCCGGGCTCGCCGCCGAGCGGCGGATGGCGCTGGTGGCGACGCAGAACGTGCACTTCGCGACCCCCGACGAGCGCCGCCTGGCCGCGGCGATGGCCGCGGTCCGGGCGCGGCGCAGCCTGACCGAGATGGACGGCTGGCTGCCGCCGCCGGGGGCGCACCTGCGCTCGGGCCACGAGATGGCGCAGCGCTTCGCCCGCTTCCCCGGCGCGGTGGCGACCTCGGTGCGGCTGGCCGGCGAGTGCGCCTTCGACCTGCAGCAGGCCAAGCCCCGTCTGCCCAAGCAGCGGGTCCCGCCCGGCCACACGCCGGCGACGTGGCTGCGCGAGCTGTGCCGGCGTGGCCTGGAGGAGCGCTACCCGCCCGAGCGCCACGCGGTGGCGCGCGACCGGCTCGAGCGCGAGCTCGCCGTCATCGAGGAGAAGGACTTCCCCGGCTACTTCCTGATCGTCCGCGACATGGTCGCCTTCGCCCGCGAGCAAGGGATCCTCTGCCAGGGCCGCGGCTCGGCGGCCAACTCGGTCGTCTGCTACGTCCTCATGGTCACCGCGGTCGACCCGATCCTCTACGACCTGCCGTTCGAGCGGTTCCTCTCGGTCAACCGCGACGAGGAGCCCGACATCGACGTCGACTTCGACTCCGACCGCCGTGAGGAGGTGATCCAGGAGGTCTACCGCCGCTACGGCCGGCACAACGCGGCGCAGGTCGCCAACGTCATCAGCTACCGCCCCAAGTCGGCGGTGCGCGACATGGCCAAGGCCCTCGGCCACTCGACCGGGCAGCAGGACGCCTGGTCCAAGCAGATCGACTCGTGGGGCACCGTGAACGTCAACGGCCACGCCGAGCAGCACGACCACGACATCCCGACGGCGGTCGTCGACCTGGCCGAGCAGCTGCTCCGCGCTCCGCGCCACCTGGGCATCCACTCCGGGGGCATGGTCCTGACCGAGCGCCCGGTCGGGGAGGTCGTGCCCATCGAGCGCGGTCGCATGGACCAGCGCACGGTGCTGCAGTGGGACAAGGACTCCTGCGCCTGGATGGGCCTGGTCAAGTTCGACTTCCTCGGGCTCGGCATCCTCGCCGCGATCCAGTACACCCTCGACCTCGCCGCCGACCGGGTCGGGGAGCGCTGGGACCTCGACTCGATCCCCAAGGAGGAGCAGGGGGTCTACGACATGCTCTGCCGGGCCGACTCGATCGGGGTGTTCCAGGTCGAGAGCCGGGCCCAGATCGGCACGCTGCCCCGTCTGCAGCCGCGGCGCTTCTACGACCTCGTCGTCGAGATCGGGCTGATCAGGCCGGGCCCGATCCAGGGCGGCGCCGTGCACCCCTACATCCGGCGGGCGACGGGCAAGGAGGAGATCACCTACCTGCACCCGGCGCTCAAGCCGGTGCTCGAGCGCACCAAGGGCATCCCACTCTTCCAGGAGCAGCTGATGCAGATCGCCATGACCGTGGGCGGCTGCACCGGCGACGACGCCGACCTCCTGCGGCGGGCGATGGGCTCCAAGCGCGGGGTGGAGAAGATCGAGCGGCTGCGCACGACGCTGTACGAGGGGATGGCCTTGCACGGCATCGTCGGCGACCTGGCCGACGACATCTACGCGCGGATCCAGGCCTTCGCGAACTTCGGCTTCGCCGAGAGCCACTCGATCAGCTTCGGGCTGCTGGTCTACGCCTCGTCCTGGCTCAAGCTGCACTACCCGGGCGCGTTCCTGGCCGGGCTGCTGCGGGCGCAGCCGATGGGCTTCTACTCCTCGCAGTCGCTGGTCGCCGACGCCCGGCGCCACGGGGTGCAGGTGCGCCGGCCCGACATCGTCCGCTCCGACGTCGACGCCGACCTCGAGGTGCTCGAGGACGGCGGGACCCCGCCCCATGGCGCCCAGGGCGACCCCGGAGAGGGACCGTGGGCCGGACCGCCGACGGGACGGGTGACGGCCATGGCCACGGGGATGGCCTCGTGCACGCTGCGCGACCAGCCACCGGTCGGGCCGTGGGTGCCCGGCAGCCCGGACCGGACGCACGAGCACCGGCGCGACGGGAGGTTCGCGGTGCGCCTCGGGCTGAGCGAGGTGCAGGGCATCGGGCGGGCCCAGGCCCAGCGCATCGTCGACGCCCGTGCCGACGGCCCGTTCACGAGCATCAACGACGTCGTCCGCCGCACGGGGCTCAGCGTCGCCCAGACCGAGGCGCTGGCCACGGCGGGTGCGTTCGACTCCTTCGGGCTGTCGCGGCGCCAGGCCCTGTGGAACGCCGGGTACGCCGACAGCGCCGACACCCTGCCCGGCACGGCGGTCGACGCGGCGCCGCCCGAGCTGCCGGGGATGAGCGCCGCGGAGCTGACCCTGGCCGACCTGTGGGCCACCCAGATCAGCCCCGACGACCACCCGGTCTCGCACCTGCGGCCGGTGCTGGACGAGCACGGGGTCCTCGCGGTGAGCACGCTCGGCAAGGGCCACGACCGCACCCGCGTCCGGGTGGCCGGGCTGGTCACCCACCGGCAGCGGCCCTCGACCGCGGGCGGGGTGACGTTCCTCAACCTGGAGGACGAGACGGGCATGCTGAACATCGTCTGCTCGCGCCCGATGTGGCAGCGCTTCGTGCGGGTCGGGCGGCGGACGAACGCCCTGCTGGTCCGCGGCACCGTCGAGCACGTCGACGGCGTGACCAACCTGGTCGCGGACCGCCTGGAGCCGCTCAGCGCGCTGTTCCCCAAGGAGACGACGGCCGCGATCCCGCAGAGCTACCGGTCGCGGGACTTCCGGTGA
- a CDS encoding MFS transporter has product MRTPVAPQPAAEVRLGTGLKAYGRLLRHGPAAGPFLFATLARLTLSMIPLGILILVEAERHTYALAGLVSGAYAVGAALGTPLWGRLMDRLGQLRVLLPTSLASAGLLVALTLATTRGAGEHVLMLLAAGVGLAYPAIGPALRSSFRIALPDAGSRRVAFALDGVSVELTFVLGPLFLSSLLLPGIGPLPLLVTAGLLVAGGVGYCLTGVARRADARTQRLAAGHDPDTDQAGPRTALTAAGVPAVLLVMLVLSIGFGQLDTSMAATADLALGSTDRVGILFAAIAGGSTIGGLAYGARHWGVSERRAVPALLALFGVLLTTLALLLSSGVTTLVVLLPVLFLTGLTIAPTLIMQQALLDQLVPPGRLNEAQAFLSASNTTGAALGTAVAGVVIDAAGPAWSYGGAAIGMLAAAVVALVGHRRR; this is encoded by the coding sequence GTGCGCACGCCCGTGGCCCCGCAGCCCGCCGCCGAGGTCCGGCTGGGCACCGGGCTCAAGGCCTACGGGCGGCTGCTGCGCCACGGTCCGGCCGCCGGGCCCTTCCTCTTCGCCACGCTCGCCCGTCTGACGCTGTCGATGATCCCGCTCGGGATCCTGATCCTCGTCGAGGCCGAGCGCCACACGTACGCCCTCGCCGGGCTGGTCAGCGGCGCGTACGCGGTCGGCGCCGCGCTCGGCACGCCGCTGTGGGGCCGGCTCATGGACCGCCTCGGGCAGCTGCGGGTGCTGCTGCCCACCAGCCTCGCCAGCGCCGGGCTGCTCGTCGCGCTCACCCTCGCCACGACGCGCGGCGCCGGTGAGCACGTCCTCATGCTGCTCGCGGCCGGGGTCGGGCTCGCCTACCCGGCGATCGGGCCGGCGCTGCGCTCGAGCTTTCGCATCGCGCTGCCCGACGCCGGGTCACGCCGGGTCGCCTTCGCGCTCGACGGGGTGTCGGTCGAGCTGACCTTCGTGCTCGGGCCGCTGTTCCTGTCGAGCCTGCTGCTGCCCGGCATCGGGCCGCTCCCGCTCCTGGTCACCGCCGGCCTGCTCGTGGCCGGCGGGGTCGGCTACTGCCTGACCGGGGTGGCCCGCCGGGCGGACGCGCGGACGCAGCGGCTCGCGGCCGGCCACGACCCCGACACGGACCAGGCAGGTCCGCGGACCGCCCTGACCGCCGCCGGCGTCCCCGCCGTGCTGCTGGTGATGCTCGTCCTCAGCATCGGCTTCGGCCAGCTCGACACCTCGATGGCCGCGACCGCCGACCTCGCGCTCGGCAGCACCGACCGCGTCGGCATCCTCTTCGCCGCGATCGCCGGCGGCAGCACCATCGGCGGGCTCGCGTACGGCGCCCGCCACTGGGGGGTCAGCGAGCGACGTGCGGTGCCGGCGCTGCTCGCCCTCTTCGGGGTCCTGCTCACCACCCTCGCGCTGCTGCTGTCCTCGGGGGTGACGACGCTGGTGGTGCTGCTGCCGGTGCTCTTCCTCACCGGCCTCACCATCGCCCCCACCCTGATCATGCAGCAGGCCCTGCTCGACCAGCTCGTACCGCCGGGACGGCTCAACGAGGCCCAGGCCTTCCTGTCCGCCTCGAACACGACCGGCGCGGCCCTCGGCACCGCCGTGGCCGGGGTGGTCATCGACGCCGCCGGCCCCGCCTGGTCCTACGGGGGGGCCGCGATCGGGATGCTGGCCGCCGCGGTCGTCGCGCTCGTTGGCCACCGTCGGCGCTGA